A DNA window from Mastomys coucha isolate ucsf_1 unplaced genomic scaffold, UCSF_Mcou_1 pScaffold21, whole genome shotgun sequence contains the following coding sequences:
- the Prpf19 gene encoding pre-mRNA-processing factor 19 isoform X3 yields MLHSFTLRQQLQTTRQELSHALYQHDAACRVIARLTKEVTAAREALATLKPQAGLIVPQAVPSSQPSVVGAGEPMDLGELVGMTPEIIQKLQDKATVLTTERKKRGKTVPEELVKPEELSKYRQVASHVGLHSASIPGILALDLCPSDTNKILTGGADKNVVVFDKSTEQILATLKGHTKKVTSVVFHPSQELVFSASPDATIRIWSVPNTSCVQVVRAHESAVTGLSLHATGDYLLSSSDDQYWAFSDIQTGRVLTKVTDETSGCSLTCAQFHPDGLIFGTGTMDSQIKIWDLKERTNVANFPGHSGPITSIAFSENGYYLATAADDSSVKLWDLRKLKNFKTLQLDNNFEVKSLIFDQSGTYLALGGTDVQIYICKQWTEILHFTEHSGLTTGVAFGHHAKFIASTGMDRSLKFYSL; encoded by the exons ATGCTGCACAGCTTTACTCTTCGCCAGCAACTGCAGACAACCCGCCAGGAGCTGTCCCATGCTTTGTACCAGCACGATGCTGCCTGCCGAGTCATTGCCCGGCTCACCAAGGAAGTCACTGCTGCTCGAGAAG CTTTGGCTACTCTGAAACCACAGGCTGGTCTTATTGTACCTCAGGCTGTGCCAAGCTCACAGCCCAGTGTTGTG GGTGCAGGAGAGCCCATGGATTTGGGTGAACTGGTGGGAATGACCCCTGAGATCATCCAGAAG CTTCAAGACAAGGCCACTGTGCTCACTACGGAGCGTAAGAAG agagGAAAGACTGTCCCTGAGGAGCTGGTGAAACCCGAAGAGCTCAGCAAGTACCGGCAGGTGGCATCCCATGTG GGTCTACACAGTGCTAGCATTCCTGGGATTCTCGCTCTGGACCTGTGTCCTTCAGACACCAACAAGATTCTCACTG GTGGGGCAGATAAAAATGTTGTTGTCTTTGATAAGAGTACTGAGCAAATCCTGGCCACTCTCAAAGGCCATACCAAGAAGGTCACCAGTGTGGTGTTTCATCCTTCTCAG gaactgGTGTTTTCTGCATCCCCTGATGCTACTATCAGGATTTGGTCGGTCCCAAACACTTCTTGTGTACAGGTTGTTCGGGCCCATGAGAGTGCAGTGACAGGCCTCAGCCTCCATGCCACTGGAGACTATCTCCTGAGCTCCTCTGATGACCAG TACTGGGCCTTCTCTGACATCCAGACAGGGCGTGTGCTCACTAAGGTGACAGATGAGACTTCCGGCTGCT cTCTTACCTGTGCACAGTTCCACCCTGATGGACTCATCTTTGGAACAGGAACCATGGACTCCCAGATCAAGATCTGGGACTTGAAG GAGCGTACCAATGTGGCCAACTTCCCTGGCCACTCTGGCCCCATTACCAGCATCGCCTTCTCTGAAAATGGGTACTACCTGGCCACGGCAGCTGATGACTCTTCAGTCAAGCTCTGGGACTTACGCAAGTTGAAGAACTTCAAGACATTGCAGCTGGACAACAACTTTGAG GTGAAGTCACTAATCTTTGACCAGAGCGGAACCTACCTGGCGCTTGGGGGTACAGATGTCCAGATCTACATCTGCAAACAGTGGACAGAGATTCTTCACTTCACAG aGCATAGTGGCCTGACCACTGGAGTGGCCTTTGGGCACCACGCCAAGTTCATCGCTTCAACCGGCATGGACAGGAGCCTCAAATTCTACAGTCTGTAG
- the Zp1 gene encoding zona pellucida sperm-binding protein 1 has translation MAWGCFVVLLLLVAAPLRLGQRLPLKPGFEYSYDCGVRGMQLLVFPRPNQTIQFKVLDEFGNRFEVNNCSICYHWVTSEAQEPAVFSADYKGCHVLEKDGQFHLRVFIQAVLPNGRVDTAQDVTLICPKPDRIVTRDPYLAPPTTPEPFTPHTFALHPITNHTLAGSGYSGLTTLYPEHSSFTHPTPATPSPGPGLAGPTVPHPQWGTLEPWELTEMDSVGTHLPQERCRVASGHIPCMVKGSSKEACQQAGCCYDNTKEEPCYYGNTVTLQCFKSGYFTLVMSQEMALTHGVMLDNVHLAYAPNGCPPTQKTSAFVVFHVPLTLCGTAIQVVGEQLIYENQIVSDMDVQEGLQGSITRDSVLRLHVRCIFNASDFLPIQASIFSPQPPSPVIQSGPLRLELRIATDKTFSSYYQGSDYPLVRLLQEPVYVEVRLLQRTDPSLVLVLHQCWATPTTNPFEQPQWPILSDGCPFKGDNYRTQLVAADKEALSFWSHYRRFTIATFTLLDSSSQNALRGQVYFFCSASACHPVGSKTCSTTCDSGIARRRRSSGHHNSTIQALNIVSSPGAVGFEDAAKLEPSGSSRNSSSRMLLLLLAITLALGAGIFVGLIWAWAQKLWESIRH, from the exons ATGGCCTGGGGTTGTTTTGTGGTCCTACTTCTGCTGGTGGCAGCTCCCCTGAGATTGGGTCAGCGTCTGCCTCTCAAGCCTGGCTTTGAATACAGCTATGACTGTGGGGTACGGGGCATGCAGCTGCTGGTGTTCCCCAGGCCAAACCAGACTATCCAATTCAAGGTGCTGG atgAATTTGGGAACCGGTTTGAGGTGAATAACTGCTCTATCTGCTACCACTGGGTGACCAGTGAGGCCCAGGAGCCTGCAGTATTCTCAGCTGATTACAAAGGCTGCCACGTGCTGGAGAAG GATGGGCAGTTCCACCTGAGGGTGTTCATACAAGCCGTCCTACCCAATGGCCGTGTGGATACAGCACAAGATGTCACTCTGATCTGTCCCAAACCAGACCGCATCGTGACTCGGGACCCCTACCTGGCTCCACCCACCACACCTGAGCCTTTTACACCTCATACTTTTGCCCTTCACCCCATCACTAACCACACCTTGGCTGGGTCTGGCTACTCTGGTCTCACTACGTTGTACCCAGAGCATAGCAGCTTCACCCATCCGACTCCTGCCACACCATCCCCAGGACCTGGACTTGCTGGACCCACTGTGCCTCATCCCCAGTGGGGCACGCTGGAGCCCTGGGAACTAACTGAGATGGATTCTGTAG GTACCCATCTGCCCCAAGAGCGATGTCGGGTAGCCTCTGGGCACATCCCATGCATGGTAAAAGGTAGTTCCAAGGAAGCCTGCCAGCAGGCTGGCTGCTGCTATGACAATACCAAAGAAGAGCCCTGTTACTATGGCAACACAG TCACTCTCCAGTGTTTCAAAAGTGGCTACTTTACCTTGGTCATGTCGCAAGAAATGGCCTTGACACATGGGGTCATGCTGGACAATGTCCACCTGGCCTATGCCCCCAACGGATGCCCCCCTACCCAGAAGACAAGTGCTTTCGTGGTCTTCCATGTCCCTCTCACCCTCTGTGGAACGGCAATCCAG GTGGTCGGTGAGCAGCTCATCTATGAGAACCAGATCGTGTCTGACATGGATGTCCAAGAGGGGCTGCAGGGTTCCATCACTCGGGACAGTGTCCTCCG GCTTCATGTTCGCTGTATCTTCAATGCTAGCGATTTCCTGCCCATCCAGGCATCTATCTTCTCACCCCAACCACCTTCCCCTGTGATTCAGTCTGGACCCCTGAGGCTGGAGCTGAGGATTGCCACGG ATAAGACTTTCAGCTCCTACTATCAGGGGAGTGACTATCCCCTTGTGAGACTGCTCCAGGAACCAGTCTATGTAGAGGTCCGACTCCTGCAGAGAACTGATCCCAGTCTGGTTCTGGTGCTACACCAGTGCTGGGCCACGCCTACCACCAACCCCTTTGAGCAGCCCCAGTGGCCCATTCTGTCAGATGG GTGTCCTTTCAAGGGTGACAACTACAGAACACAACTGGTGGCCGCAGACAAGGAGGCACTGTCCTTCTGGTCCCACTATCGGCGCTTCACCATCGCCACCTTCACTCTCCTTGACTCCAGCTCCCAAAATGCCCTTAGGGGACAG GTCTATTTCTTCTGTAGTGCCTCTGCCTGCCACCCTGTGGGGTCCAAGACATGCTCTACTACATGTGACTCTGGGATAGCAA GGCGTCGACGGTCCTCTGGTCACCACAACAGCACTATCCAGGCCCTGAACATTGTGAGTTCTCCAGGAGCAGTGGGCTTTGAGGATGCTGCTAAACTGGAGCCCTCAG GTTCCAGCAGGAACTCCAGTTCAAGaatgctcctcctgctgctggccATCACACTAGCCCTGGGGGCTGGAATCTTTGTGGGTCTGATCTGGGCCTGGGCCCAGAAGCTCTGGGAGAGCATCAGACATTAA
- the Ptgdr2 gene encoding prostaglandin D2 receptor 2, which translates to MANVTLKQLCPLLEEMVQLPNHSNSSLRYIDHVSVLLHGLASLLGLVENGLILFVVGCRMRQTVVTTWVLHLALSDLLAAASLPFFTYFLAVGHSWELGTTFCKIHSSVFFLNMFASGFLLSAISLDRCLQVVRPVWAQNHRTVAVAHRVCLMLWALAVLNTIPYFVFRDTIPRLDGRIMCYYNMLLLNPGPDRDTTCDYRQKALAVSKFLLAFMVPLAIIALSHVAVSLRLYHRGRQRTGRFVRLVVAIVVAFVLCWGPYHIFSLLEARAHSVTTLRQLASRGLPFVTSLAFFNSVVNPLLYVLTCPDMLHKLRRSLREVLESVLLEDSDLSGGSSNRLRRRRASSTASPASTLLLPQLRPARLIRWVRRGSAEVPQRV; encoded by the coding sequence ATGGCCAACGTCACGCTGAAGCAGCTCTGCCCACTCTTGGAGGAGATGGTCCAGCTTCCAAACCACAGCAACTCCAGCCTCCGCTATATTGACCACGTATCGGTGCTGCTGCACGGGTTGGCCTCGCTGCTGGGCCTGGTGGAAAACGGACTCATCCTGTTTGTGGTGGGCTGTCGCATGCGCCAGACGGTGGTCACCACCTGGGTGCTACACCTGGCGCTGTCCGACTTGTTAGCCGCCgcctccctgcctttctttaCCTACTTTCTGGCAGTGGGCCACTCGTGGGAGCTGGGTACCACCTTCTGCAAGATACATTCCTCGGTCTTCTTTCTCAACATGTTTGCCAGTGGCTTCCTGCTCAGCGCCATCAGCCTGGATCGCTGCCTGCAGGTGGTGAGGCCAGTGTGGGCACAGAACCACCGCACGGTGGCGGTCGCGCACAGAGTCTGCCTGATGCTCTGGGCTCTGGCGGTGCTCAACACAATACCCTATTTTGTGTTCAGAGACACCATCCCGCGGCTAGATGGCCGCATCATGTGCTATTACAACATGCTGCTTTTAAATCCAGGGCCTGATCGCGACACCACGTGCGACTACCGCCAGAAGGCCCTAGCGGTCAGCAAGTTCCTGCTGGCCTTCATGGTGCCTCTGGCCATCATCGCCTTGAGCCACGTGGCCGTGAGCCTGCGACTGTACCATCGTGGTCGCCAGAGGACAGGCCGCTTCGTTCGCCTGGTAGTGGCCATCGTGGTGGCCTTCGTGCTCTGCTGGGGGCCCTACCACATCTTCAGTCTGCTGGAGGCGCGTGCCCATTCTGTCACCACGCTACGGCAGCTCGCGTCACGTGGGCTGCCCTTTGTCACCAGCCTGGCCTTCTTCAACAGCGTGGTCAACCCACTACTCTACGTACTCACTTGCCCCGATATGCTGCACAAGCTGCGGCGCTCGCTACGTGAAGTGCTTGAAAGCGTGCTGTTGGAGGACAGCGACCTGAGTGGTGGGTCCAGCAAccgcctccgccgccgccgcgccTCCTCCACCGCCAGCCCAGCTTCTACCCTCCTACTTCCCCAACTGCGTCCTGCACGCTTGATCCGCTGGGTGAGGCGGGGCAGTGCAGAGGTCCCACAGAGGGTCTGA